Part of the Pelmatolapia mariae isolate MD_Pm_ZW linkage group LG3_W, Pm_UMD_F_2, whole genome shotgun sequence genome is shown below.
agaaagatacagaatccacatctgaaccaaagagtaaagcagtgaaatgtggattattaaatattaggtctctctcctccaagtctctgttggtacatgacttaataattgaccaacaaatcgatttactctgccttacagaaacctggttgcagcaggatgattatgttagtttaaatgaatcaacacccccgagtcattcttactaccagaaacctcgaagcacaggccgagggggcggtgtggcagcaatttttcacaccagtctattaattaacgaaagaccaagacagacttttaattcatttgaaagcctgatgcttagccttgtccaacccagctgtaaaactcagaaaccagtcttacttgttatcatctatcgtcgacctgggccttacacagagtttctctctgatttctcagattttttatctgatttagtgctcagctctgataaaataattattgtgggtgattttaacatccatgtagatgctaaaaatgacagcctcaacattgcatttaatctgttattagactcaattggcttctctcaaaatgtaaaagaacccacccaccactttaatcacactctagatcaggggtgtcaaactcaaatacacagtgggccaaaattcaaaactggaacaaagtcgcgggctaacgttaatatttattgaaatatatttattcctccagatataagaatgaatcttttcttatggactcaaacacattttgctgaaaaactgaatatggaacaagcaaagcttaatactaaacaatatatatattagctgtataataccagtaggccagctctaatagtaatttggtatagcttcgcgggccaaatgtaattaggctgcgggccaaatttggcccgcgggccagagtttgacacctatgctctagatcttgttttaacatatggcatagaaactgaacatttaacagtgtttcctgaaaaccctctgctgtctgatcatttcctgataacatttacatttacaatgattgattacacagcaatggagagtagactttatcaaagtagatgtctttctgaaagtgctgtaactaagtttaagaatataatccacccactgttatcatcttcaatgccctgtaccaacatagagcagggcagctatctgaacgctactccaacagaggtcgagtatcttgttaataattttacctcctcactacgtacgactctggatactgtagctccagtgaaaactaaggcctcaaatccaaagtccctgactccgtggtataattctcaaacacgtagcctaaagcagatgactcgtaagctggagaggaaatggcgtgtcacaaatttagaggatcatcatttagcctggagaaatagtttgctgctttataagaaagccctccgcaaagccagaacatcttactattcgtcactgattgaagaaaataagaacaaccccaggtttctcttcagcactgtagccaggctgacaaaaggtcagagcactgttgagccaacaatccctttaatgttaactagtaatgacttcatgaacttcttcagaaataaaatttttatcattcgagaaaaaattaccaataatcatcccacagatgtaatattatctacagctacttttagtaccattgatgttaagttagactctttttctccaattgatcgttctgagttaacttcaataattaatgcctccaaaccatcaatgtgccttttagaccccattcctacaacactgcttaaagaagtcctgccattaattaattcttcaatattaaatatgatcaacctatctctaataattggctatgtaccacaggccctcaaggtggctgtagttaaacctttacttaaaaagccatctctagacccagctgtcttagctaattacaggccaatctccaaccttcctttcatatcaaaaatccttgaaagagtagttgtcaaacagctaacagatcatctgcagaggaatggcttatttgaagagtttcagtcaggtttcagagctcatcacagcacagaaacagctttagtgaaggttacaaatgatcttcttatggcctctgacagtggactcatctctgtgcttgtcctgctagaccttagtgcagcgttcgatactgttgatcataatatcctattagagcgattggaaaaTGCTGTAGgcattacaggtactgcgctgcagtggtttgtatcatatctatctaatagactccaatttgttcaagtaaatgaagagtcctcttcacacactaaggtctattatggtgttcctcagggttcagtgctaggaccaattctatttacattatacatgcttcccctaggcagcatcattagaagacatagcataaattttcactgctatgcagatgacacgcagctctatctatccatgaagccaagtaacacacaccaattagttaaactgcaggaatgtcttaaagacataaagacctggatggccgctaactttctgcttcttaattcagataaaactgagtttattgtactcggccctgaaaatcttagaaatatggtatctaaccagattcttactctggatggcattaccttagcctccagtaatgctgtgaggaaccttggagtcatttttgaccaggatatgtccttcaatgcacatattaaacaaatatgtgagactgctttcttccatttgcgcaacatctctaaaattagaaatatcctatctcagagtgatgctgaaaaactagttcatgccttcattacttccaggctggactactgtaattctttattatcaggatgtcctaaaaactcgctaaaaagtcttcagctaatccaaaatgctgcagcaagagtactgacagggactagaaagagagagcatatttctcctgttttggcttcccttcattggcttcctgttaaatccagaattgaattcaaaatcctgctcctcacttacaaggtcttaaataatcaggccccatcttatcttaatgaccttgtagtaccatatcaccctattagagcacttcgctctcgctctgcaggcctacttgttgtccctagagtatttaaaagtagaatgggaggaagagccttcagttttcaggcccctcttctgtggaaccagcttccagtttggattcgggagacagacactatctctacttttaagattaggcttaaaactttcctttttgctaaagcatatagttagggcttgaccaggtgaccctgaatcctcccttagttatgctgcaatagacgtaggctgccggggattcccatgatgcattgagtttttcctttccagtcaccttctcactcactatgtgttaatagacttctctgcatcgaatcatatctgttattaatctctgtctctcttccacagcatgtctttcatcctgttttccttctttcaccccaaccggtcacagcagatggctgcccctccctgagcctggttctgccggaggcttcttcctgttaaaagggagtttttccttcccactgtcgccaaagtgcttgctcatagggcgtcatatgatatgattgttgggtttttctctgtatttattattgtgctatctactgtacaatataaagctccttgaggcgacttttgttgtgatttggcgctatacaaataaaattgaattgaattgaattgaattgaatgtcaACCTTTTCGTTGATGTCAtcagagggagaaagaaggCTGTCCCAGTCAGTGGCTTCGAAACATCCTTTTAGGGTAAGGATACTTTCCGCTGTCCACTGCTTGATGTTTTTGGTGACCTTTTTAATCCTCTTGATGACTGGGTGTAAGCAGGGGCCAGCAGGATGGTGTGGTGGTCTGCTGAGCCGAGAGGGGGGAGGGGTAGGACTTTAAATGCATCTGGTACAGAGCCATAGCATTTATCCAGAGTCTTCCCCTGACATGTGCTGCATGTTACATACTGTTGGTATCCTTTTAGCGACTTGTCAGGGGAACAGTGGTTGAAATCAcccaggagagagagaggaggtgatAATTGTTCCAGTTTGTACAGAGTGTTGGTGATGTACGCTGTGGCTTTAGCTGCATCAGCTCTGGGGTGAATGTAAACCAACATGATGAAAACCTGTGGGAATCCTCTAGGGAGGTAGTACGGGGGCAGAGAAACAGCCAGGAGCTCGATGTCTGTAGTGCACAGCTTCTCTCTCACAGTGACTGTAGAGCAAAAGCTGTTGTTTACATACAGACACATGCCACCACCATGTTGCTTCCTGGTGTGTTCTTGGTCTCTGTCCAGACGAAGGGGTGGTGAAAAGCCATCAATGTGCAGCATGCTGTCGTCATCGCTCTTGTTTAACCACGATTCCGTAAATGCCAGAACGGAGGCAGTCCTATACTCGTGCAAGTGGTTGACGCAGACTTTCAGCTTCTCCAGTTTGGTGCGGAGGGACCACACATTAGCAAAGATAATGGACGCAAGTGCtccttgtttgtgtgtcttccTCCTGAGTTTGACTCTCACCCCACTCTTCTTTAATCCCCTCCTGCTTACcttgtttttgtgagtttttcgATTTCCATGTCCACGGAGTATTTCCTTGGGAAAGTAATCCGTAGGAGCGGAGCAGAAAAACCGGAGGCCGAGCTGCAGCCGCAGCTGGATGAGGTGAGCCTTGGGGTCATGTTGAAGTGTCGGAAACAACAAAcgaaaatcacaaaaatgaggaaaagaatACAAATTCTACATAGAAGACAGCGAAAAACAACAACGAAAAGAgcattaaagttagaaaaagaaGGCAAATTTGCTCAGCTGACTGGCCGGTCGACCACACAAGCAGTGACCCGGAACCAAATGTTGTGGTTTCTAAACAAGAcgccttcccagacgccttaactcCCACTCACATCTTGCGTCAGTTGGTCTCAGTTAGTCTCAtaatggtttcacctgaaaTCTCCGCTGATAATCATGCACACCTATTTTCACactttggctcatgtgattaggcgcATGATCAGCTGGATAGTGTAGCTGGATGGTAGCAGCTGGATAGTGTAGTGGTAAGACTACACACCATCGggttcatagttcagcaatactgatcaatctaataaacttaaacctactccatccttcctattctggtattttaaagagtacttagcagaaatattaagcaacctaactaatagggttgcaaactcccagcaaaaaaaaaaaagggaaccaccccccacctcatgatgcttaatcaacgtaatcaactttaatttgatgcagtgtgaaaaaacaatgcacagaaataaattatttttcaagaataattaaatagattcaacatctttcttctacagaattgcagactgcacagatggtatcttcccaaaggaaaaagtagtatagcttactagggtatattagacttaacagttactatatacagtaatggacttctatacattttacatcagattaaaactttgggtgtaagattcagataattatttattaaaagctagacattttaaatgagaataagaaagaaaagtatgtctttgtgcccccttttccctgttaatgccctatcggcccccctggctaaactttgctagatccgcccctgcacagttaccagccgtcagctacgtagaaaaggatcctggtgtagaaagtaatattaaataaattctaacgacagcttatcaaggttaaacgtgctgctgttgttcagccgctggtttcctctttctggtgcaaagtgggccaaaaacaaagaagagagacggactcgcgacagaaaagccgatcagctgatcattaataaGTTTCAggaagtagcggcaggagagggagggagggagagagaggcagtcgctccatatatcggttgttaagcttaacgtaggtacgctttacaaacattcagagatgaacttacacacttgctttacttctctctgggataacttcctcagagatgaaatgctggtttgctaggAGGctgcaaatacacacagccgctctatcacgtgagcacactgctccgacgtgctacggttatgagccgagttacgcagtgtcgcaagttttgtgaggtgcttttttgatatttaatggatcggattacattttttatttctcaccgatatccgatccagcaatttacgtcagtatcggaccgataccgatacgtaatatcggatcggtccatctctagtatgtaacaaataaaatttatatttatttatgatcaATATATCACTATATATTACACATGTTGGCAACATGGTAATGCACATGTCAGCTTCCTGTCAGGTCTAGTGAGGAAGACGGCGGGGCGGGAGGAATTTGTGGACCCAAGTGCACTTACTGACGACTCAGTAATGTGACTGAGTTTTATTTATAGCGGAaggcaaaacacaaagacaagctTACCGTGGCAAGAACTTTGAACTAACCAcacctaaactgggagaaactacaaaataataacacaaaGGAACAAAAACCTGTGACTAGAAACCCAGAACCTGAAACATAAGAACCTAAGAATGGGAAACATGGAACATGAAGACCAGCGAAGGAAAGCAAGGTAACCTATAATACAGAGAAATGCAGGATGAACCAGCAACAACCAGAGGCAGAcacaggacttaaatacacaggcagGACAACGAGAGCATGGGGAACAGCTGGGAACACATCTGGGACAAACCACacataacgagacaaaggaagcaaagctgaGTGTGACATAGAACAaggactatcaaagtaaaacaggaaacacaagacagatacagaGAGTGCGAACATGGAGCACAGCGACATGAAACACGACTAACTGGGAAGcatgaaaataaacatgaagACGGAACTAAACCTACACTAAACATGGTGGGCACAGGAACGAAACCCAAGAACTAAACTTCACATAACACTGAAGAACCAGAGAGCTAGAAAATACTAAAGACTAAACCATGAGAAAACTAGTAAATCACAGAGTAGAAAATAATCAAAcataaacactgggtcaccagaCCCAGTACAGTGACAGTTCCTTTAACATATCTTTCTGGTTAAAGAACATATGAGGGCTCAAGGATGTGAAGCAGCTCTCTGATCTCCTCATCGGCTACATCTGCTGACAGTCTTTGATGGTCATGTTCACACAACCTGATCCAATGCTGACTTTCTACAAGCTATTCTTGCTTTTACATGTCTAATATGATGCTACGAGCTAATTTTGTAATCTAAAATTACACCTAGAAATCTGTTTTCATACACCCTTGCTTACTTGTACTTGTTAAAGTTTTGCTTAAATTGAGTGACTGTTTTTGATTTGTcaaattgttttaatttattcatttccGTTGTGAGTGATTCTAGAAGCTGCTGTAAACTCTTAAAAGGCCAAAATATGtttgtatcatctgcaaacaGTTTGAATTTATGTTTGAGACTCTACATTTCTTGTTTATGAGTAATATAAATCACTCACTTGATGCTACCCTGGGGAACATGCCATTATATATCCATACATGCTGACTTGTATTCACTTGTTTCTACAAATTTCTTTAGCTCATCACACAGATCAGTCCATCCACTCTGATACCATAACTTTCCAATCCAGTCTAAATCACTGTCTATTTCATTATCACTGACTAACTCGTTATCTTGTGCTTGAACTAATTGTTGatggttcctccacagagtggaccagcagagctcagaggttcccagtggtcagtctgcccagcaacatcaaacacagctggactccatatttatggtctgtgcatgtacaacaactacttttacatctattctgttcacaatcatctccatgctgctctttgtagaccagTGGATTTTCAGTGTGACCAAcatggatctgatgtttggctccatgatttcagtctgatCGGGTCATTAACAaagtattctgttccagctgctggaggacaacatcatcacttttgtgaagaacgagctgaagaagatccagaaggtttTGAATCCATattacccagaatgcttagagagtcagagggaggatgatgagcagaggaggagcagagaggcaGTTCTTAAGATCACAGTGGACTttctgaggagaatgaagcaggaggagctggctgaccgtAAGAGGATTTCTACAAAGGTGTAATATGATGGATAATATTTAGTAATGTCTCAAGATGTGGTTGAGTCATTTCTTAGGTGGACTGAAATTGTCATGAGTATTGTGTAAAACgtattttgctttttcatttagaactttctgctgcagtttgtcatTTTAACCTTAAGTCtgcactgaagaagaagttccagtgtgtgtttgagggcatcgctaaagcaggaaacccaacccttttgaatcagatctacacagatctctacatcacagagggagggactgcagaggtcaatgatgaacatgaggtcagacagattgaaacagcatccaggaaaccagacagaccagaaacaaccatcagacaagaagacatctttaaagcctcaccaggaagagatgaaccaatcagaacagtgctgacaaagggagtggctggcattgggaaaacagtcttaacacagaaatacaccctggactgggctgaagacaaagccaaccaggacatccagttcatatttccattcactttcagagagctgaatgtgctgaaagaggaaaagttcagcttggtggaacttgttcatcacttctttactgaaaccaaagaagcaggaatctgcagctttgaagacttccaggttgtgttcatctttgatggtctggatgagtgtcgccttcctctggacttccacaaaactacaatcctaactgaccctagaacgtccacctcagtggatgtgctgctgataaacctcatcagggggaaactgcttccctctgctcatctctggataaccacacgacctgcagcagccaatcagatccctccttactctgttggcatggtgacagaggtcagagggttcactgacccacagaaggaggagtacttcaggaagagattcagagatgaggagcaggccagcaggatcatctcccacatcaagacatcacgaagcctccacatcatgtgccacatcccagtcttctgctggatcactgctacagttctggaggaagtgctgaaaaccagagggggaggacagctgcccaagaccctgactgagatgtacatccacttcctggtgtttcaggccaaagtgaggaaggtcaagtatgatggaggagctgagacagatccaccctggagtccagagagcaggaagatgattgagtctctgggaaaactggcttttgagcagctgcagaaaggaaacctgatcttctatgaatcagagctgacagagtgtggcatcgatatcagagcagcctcagtgtactcaggagtgttcacacagatctttaaagaggagagaggactgtaccaggacaaggtgttctgcttcatccatctgagtgttcaggagtttctggctgctcttcatgtccatctgaccttcatcaactctggactcaatttactggaagaacaacaaacaacctCCCAGAAGTCTGAAACAAGAGAATCTGCAGAGAAACTCTTCTACCAaagtgctgtgaacaaggccttacagagtccaaatggacacctggacttgttcctccgcttcctcctgggtcttccactgcagaccaatcagactctctTACGAggcctgctgacacagacaggaagtagctctcagaccaatcaggaaacagtccagtacatcaaggagaagctcagtgagaatctgtctgcagagaaaagcatcaatctgttccactgtctgaatgaactgaatgatcgttctctagtggaggagatccaacagtacACGAGTTCAGGAAGTCTCTCTGAAGAATATctttctcctgctcagtggtcagctctggtcttcatcttactgtcatcagaaaaaaatctggatgtgtttgacctgaagaaatactctgcttcagaggaggctcttctgaggctgctgccagtggtcaaagcctcaaGCAAAGCTCTGTAAGGAAATATGTGATCAGTCTTTTAtttataacataaacagtgttaTGTGTCATGGT
Proteins encoded:
- the LOC134621321 gene encoding NLR family CARD domain-containing protein 3-like, yielding MEHEDQRRKARVDQQSSEVPSGQSAQQHQTQLDSIFMLLEDNIITFVKNELKKIQKVLNPYYPECLESQREDDEQRRSREAVLKITVDFLRRMKQEELADQLSAAVCHFNLKSALKKKFQCVFEGIAKAGNPTLLNQIYTDLYITEGGTAEVNDEHEVRQIETASRKPDRPETTIRQEDIFKASPGRDEPIRTVLTKGVAGIGKTVLTQKYTLDWAEDKANQDIQFIFPFTFRELNVLKEEKFSLVELVHHFFTETKEAGICSFEDFQVVFIFDGLDECRLPLDFHKTTILTDPRTSTSVDVLLINLIRGKLLPSAHLWITTRPAAANQIPPYSVGMVTEVRGFTDPQKEEYFRKRFRDEEQASRIISHIKTSRSLHIMCHIPVFCWITATVLEEVLKTRGGGQLPKTLTEMYIHFLVFQAKVRKVKYDGGAETDPPWSPESRKMIESLGKLAFEQLQKGNLIFYESELTECGIDIRAASVYSGVFTQIFKEERGLYQDKVFCFIHLSVQEFLAALHVHLTFINSGLNLLEEQQTTSQKSETRESAEKLFYQSAVNKALQSPNGHLDLFLRFLLGLPLQTNQTLLRGLLTQTGSSSQTNQETVQYIKEKLSENLSAEKSINLFHCLNELNDRSLVEEIQQYTSSGSLSEEYLSPAQWSALVFILLSSEKNLDVFDLKKYSASEEALLRLLPVVKASSKALLSLCNLSERSYEALSSVLSFQSCSLRGLDLSNSDLQDSAVKHLSAGLRSPHCKLNILRLSHCEFSERGYEALFSALSSESSSLRKLDLSNSDLQDSGMAFLSAGVRSPHCKMETLRVEPAGVRWLRPGLRKYSCQLTIDTNTVHTNLQLSDNNRKVTHVEEVQSYPDHPDRFDVTQLLCRNGLTGRCYWEVESRGYVSISVSYRRISRKGDSEDCLFGWNDQSWSLYCSDDGPRSVWHNNRDTPISSSSSSSSSSSVSNRVAVYVDCPAGTLSFYRVSSDTLIHLHTFNTTFTQTLYPGFWFLFPGSSVSLC